Part of the Oligoflexia bacterium genome is shown below.
GCGTGCCGTTTATCTCGCGATGGAATTGATTGGCTGGTTTGTCATCGTCCCATTAAGCATCGCTTCGCTGTTAACCGGGATTATCCAGTCGCTCGGAACACCTTGGGGACTCTTCCGGCATTACTGGGTTCTAGCGAAACTTCTGCTGACCATTGGTGGTACCATCATTTTAGTGGTGCATATGAAGACTGTGAGTCATGTGGCAAACATAGCGGGAGAGACCACATTCTCCTTAGCTGGTCTCGACCAACAGCGAATTCAACTCGTGATCCACCCATTAGGCGGCCTACTGGTGTTACTCGTAGCCACAGTGTTGGCGGTGTACAAGCCGTGGGGGAAAATTTCTTGGGGGCGCCTGATAGAGCGAATTAAAGCGCTAAAGTCGGTCCGTCCGCAGTCGTACATTCTGCTAGGATTCATCGTATTATTTTTGTTGTTTATCGCGTGGCACCTAATTGGGGGCCGATCACCCGGGTCGTGATGAAACTGATAGCGATACGAAGCTTTGAAAGTAACTTATTAAGATTTGTGATGTTGTTTGAGAAAGAGAAACCCAAAACATCCTCTGCGGACATCTGGGTTTTAAAACTGGTGAATTGGTGGAGCGAAGTTTTGAAAACGAAAGGGGCGAAAATGATTGTACGTGGTGAGTTCGATGTGAAATTAAACCCACTTGAGGCTTATGCCACTGGTTTAGAAGGGACCAAGCTTGGAAGAATGTCGATTGATAAAACCTTTCGTGGAGAATTATCAGCAACCAGTAAGGGTGAGATGTTAAGTGCCATGACTTCGGTCAAAGGATCTGCAGGATATGTGGCAATTGAGCAAGTCACTGGAACATTAAACGGAAAAAAAAGGCTCCTTTATTTTTCAGCACTTTGGAATTATGGATCATGGCACTGACAGACTTATCCTTGAAGTCATTCCAGATTCTGGTGCGGGCGAGTTGATGGGTCTGACTGGAAAAATGGAGATTAAAATAGAATCAGGAAAACATTTTTACGTCTTCAACTACGAGTTGGGATCTAAGGCATAAATTTGTTCTACTCAGAAGTTCTCGAGATTACAAATTTTGGATTGCGAGCGAAAAGTGAAATTGAATCAGGTTCCGTAGATGGTGGAGGCGTTCAAAGTCGGAACCTGCATCAGCTAGGATCTTCGCCCCTGTCGCCCCCGGAATTTTGGGCAAAGACCCAAATCCCTTCTCGGATACCCGCCTTATGCAGAGCCTCTGGACCAGTGTTGTTCCCGGCGCGGGCGGGCGGGCCCAACCCAGAAGGAAGAGTTCCTCTTGGCGTGTGGCAGAGGCCTTGGACACCTTGTGCAAATGGCCGCCCCGGCGAGAAACAGTCGGATCAAGGTTTCTCTCCCCCTAACCCAACATTAATTTTTTTAATTCGAAGGTAATCTCATCGGGCCGTTCTTCAGGTAAAAAGTGACCTGCTCCATCCAGAGCAATGAATTTGGCTCCAGGTATGGCACTGGCCGTACGCTTTCCCTGGTTGACACTAAAAAATGGATCTTTTGTTCCCCAGATAACGGTCGTTGGGATTTTTATATTTGGAAGTGAATCCTCCACAGCTTTATACCTGTACTTCAATTCTCTTAGTGCAGAGTCGAAAATTGTAGCGATAGCTCGAGTTTGCAGTTCATCGCCAAGGGCAGAATCTGAATCTAGGGATGTGGCTTTGTTGCCAACTCCCTGCTTGAGCATCATGCGAAGACTGAGCTTTGAAAAAATGGCTTTACCCCAAAGTTTGCCGATGATTGGAGCTTTAATTAAAACCAAGGGGGGCGGGATTGGGGTATCTGTGAAAGTATTTGTTGCTAAAAGGGTTAGACTTTTCACTTTGCCAGGTATCATTTTGTAGAGTGTTACGGAAATGGGTCCGCCATAGTCGTGTCCCACAAGGTGAAATCTGTCGACACCCAACTGTTCTAATCCTTCTGATAAAGCTTGGGCCTGAGCCTCAAGCCACAAACCTGAAATATCTGATGGTCTTGCGCTTAGCCCAAACCCCAGTAAGTCAGGCACAAGGACTGTGGAGCTTTCGCCTGAAAGTTTGGTAGCTACCCTATCCCAGGAGTGGGCTGAGCCCGGAATGCCGTGCAAGAGAAGATAGATTTTAGTGCCGGACCCATGCCGCTTAAAGGTCAAATGTAAACCGTCTTTAAGTTGTGCTTTTACAATCTCCATCAGGTGCCGCCTTCTTTATACTATACATTATATACCTTTAACTATAAAATGTATAGTATGAAAAATCATAAGCAAATGTGTGGGCTTGCGGTGGCCATTGACTATCTGGGTGACCGTTGGACACTTCTTATTGTTAGAGAGCTACTTATTACACCTCGAAGTTTTTCGGAACTCCAGGGCTGTTTGCCTGGCTGCTCGCCTAACTTACTTGTCAGTCGTCTTAAAGAGATGACTAGAAATGGTTTGGTAGATCAGAGGAGTGAGGATTCGAAAAAACGCGGGCTTTATCAACTAACCGAATTAGGACACACTTTGCGAGAGCCCGTCGAATCACTTGTGCGTTGGGGTGGAAACCTGATTCCAATTCAGAAGAGCCTTCGTGATAAAAGACCGCACTGGCTAGAAGTCGCCATTCCTGCGCTCCTCCGGCCAAAGCTAAAAATTGGATCTCGATATAAAATTCAGTTTTTGGTGGATGAGTATGAGTTTGCTATTTTCGCAAATGATTTGGAGCTTGATATTATTAGAGGCAAGGCTGAGAACCCAGAAATCAGTCTTAAAATGCCTTATGAAAAGTTATTGGGCTTAGTCTCCGGATATATCCCGGCTAAAGCGTTGGCCAGCGATGAGGTCAGCTCAAAAAAATATCCAACAAAAATGACGGCAGTGCAGCGGCTGCAAGAGGTTTTGGCATGAAATCTACAGGGGTTCACTTTTCATTCGAGTTGGTGAGGATAAAAAACAGCAGATGATTTTGGCGAGAATAGCCAAACCGTTCCGTGCGAAGGGACGTGAAATGAAGCAGTACATCTCTATTCAGCGGCCTCTTGATATTAAGGGTGCGACTTTGAATAGACTGGTAAGAGGTGCATTGACAGCGCTGCAAAGATAAAGAGGAACTTGTTTGCTCGTGCTGGTTGGCGTCCGCCGGGCGAGAACGCCGAGAACAAAATTTCTGACTGAGAACATCAAGAAGAGCTACCGAGAACAAACTCATGTTGAATCTGAACCAAGAGGAAAATACAGTAATTTTAAGTGGATAGATTAGGACGCCCAAGCCATGCACTCAGTTCTGAATTCGGCGACTTCTCTCCGCCATATCATAAGATATTGAAATTACTAATAAAAAATTAAATATTACAGCGCTCCGCTACAGTCAAGGATCAAGAAATAAGAATTTAATAATTTGTATTGTTATACCATACAATTGTATGGTATAACAATACAATATGAATCAATTGGAAAAACTCTTTTCGTCAAAAGTTAGAGCTGAAATCTGTGGTCTCCTGTTCGATGAGCCTAAGGAACTTCATATGCGTGAAATTGAGAGAAAAACAGGGTTGGCTATAGGCACTATTCAGCAAGACCTGAAAGTTCTTTCCAGTCTTGACCTTGTCGCTTCTCGCCGAGACGGAAACAGACTTTATTATTCAGCCAATCGTGAACATCCTTTGTATCCCGATATTCACAACTTGGTAGTAAAGACAGTTGGAATGATCGGGACTCTAAAAAAAGCTCTCTCTTACAAATCAATTACATGCGCTTTTATCTTTGGTTCCGTTGCTCGCCAAGAGGAAAAAGCAAAGAGTGATATTGATTTATTTGTGGTTGGTGATCTTGGGCTTCGTAAGCTTTCTGAAATTTTATCAAAGACTAAAACGGTCCTTGATCGAGAGATTAATCCTCATGTCATGACAGAAGAAGAGTTTGCACAAAAAAGGAAGGCAAAAGATCATTTTGTGACTCAAATTTTAAAAGGTGAAAAAATATTTATAAAAGGAAGCGATGATGAGCTTAAAACAATGGGCTGAAAATGGTTGGCTGAGACCACATAAAACTTCAGCTCAAGAGATTTCAAATTTATTTGAAATCGTCGAGCGGGATCTTAGAGATGCCGAGGGTAATGTCTCTCCCGACTGGCAGTTTGGGATTGCTTATAATGCTACGCTTAAGCTTTGTACTATTCTCCTTTACGCTAGCGGATATCGGCCTGAAAAAAATATGGCCCATTACCGCACGCTACAGGCATTGCCAGAAATCCTTGGAGATAAGTTTAAAAAGGATACGGACTATTTGGATGCCTGTCGTATAAAGAGAAATAGTGTTGAATATGATTTTGTTGGAGGCGCGACGGCTGCCGATGCCAAAGAGCTTATTCAATATGCTTTGGAGTTAAGAGAAAATATCCTTAATTGGTTGAAAAAGAGTCATCCAAATCTTCTACCAAAAAAGAAATAAAATGATCCATTCGTGGAACGTCCCATGTCCACTGACCGTCAGTGACCGACTAGAGCGACAATTGAGTCATGGCAAGTTATTGAAGGCACACAAAACTGAAAATTAACAAACACTTAGAAAAGCGGATCGAGCAACTCACCCTCTCCGCCAAATCTCCTTAACATATTAAATGTTAGGGATTTTTTTTAGATTAATTCCGTGAGCCCAATCGTGAGACGAGTGGAGTCCCTATTTAGACCGGGCACATTTACACGAGGTATAAATAGGTCCAACTCCAAGACACGTTAGCGATGGTTCTTCTATGCGACCATTGGGAGTCCCTAGTTTCTCGCGCTCACGACGTAAAAAAACCAGAATAAATCAATATCTTAGACGTTTATCCCGCCAATCATTACCCCTTGACTATACCACTAAGTGTTCTATACTACTTGGTGTGTTGAATAGACTATTTGTAGAGTTATCTATATTCAAAAAGAAAGTGGATGCTTGGGGTGGCCCTAAGCTACTCAAGGCGATTCTGAAGGCGTTTGCACAGGCAGTAAAAGGAGAATGACAATGAAGAAAACTAAATTAGACCAAGAACTTATAAAAGGAATGATGGAAGTAATGGCCCACCAAGAGGGTAAAATCACTTTGCGCACGACAAAGATGGAAATGCCTGAGCCACCTCCTGAATTATCGGGTGCTGCCATTTCAAAGATCAGGCTTAAAAAACTTCATATGAGCCAAGGGGCATTTGCAAAACTTTTGGGTGTGAGTGTTAGGGTTATTCAATCCTGGGAACAAGATGAAAAGAAACCCTCGAGTGCTGCAAGACGGTTGCTACAAGTGGCAGAAAAAAATCCAGATGCACTTTTATCTGCGGCTACCCCGCATAGAAAAAAAGCAGTCTAGATTCGTCTCACCGTGAGACAAGTCTGTCCATAAAGGAAAATCTAGGTTTTCATACTATTTGTGGGTAATGTAAGTAGGTCGCTTTATGATGCACGTTCTAGATGAGAAAAAAACAAGCTTCACACTAGTGCAAACAAATACCCTTGATAAGGAAAGCTGTGATTATCGGATAAAAAAAATTGAAAGAATTTTGAGAAATGGTAATCAAATTTACCTGGCGGGTATAGGCGATTTTCGTGAACACAGAAAAACAGGGTTGCGTAAATACACATTTCCCCGTTTTGGCACGGTTGAAGATAATGGCCGATCCCTTCAGTTTATTGCGATTAAGAATGAGCGCGATCAATGCTTTGGTGCATTCTCTGCAGAAGAGCAACCCTGTCCTCCAGAGCCATTTCCGATAAAAAACTGATTTGCAGAATAGCGATCACCATAAACGGGGAATCTTCGCAGCCCTGGGATTTCAATTTTCATTTTCTCAAACACATCTGCGTTTAATAAAACAAAGACTTCCCCGCTTTTGCGAGTGATTTTAACAGGCTCGCTCCGTGCGGCTTCCATCCACTCTTGTCGTATTTTATTGTGCTGCTATTGGAGGTTATTTTTTACCGGAAGCGGGCATTCGCTCGGGAGAAAAAGCTTTCTGTATGCGTGCCATGCGTTCAATATTGGCTTTTTCTTCCTGGTTTTGCTGGTTAATCACGTATTCTCGACGATATTTTTCTTGCTGTTGCTGCGAGGCCATTTGTTGCTTGATATATTGTTCCTCTTGCCTAGATTCATCGACATCAACATTTTTATACTCATTGTTGATGTAGTGAATGCGGGCCTGTTCATAGGCGGCTTGTTCTGCTTGGCGTTGTTTTTTGTTATCGAGGTAAGCTGCCTCTTCTAATTTTTTCTGATGTTCACGATCTTTTAAATACTGCAAGAAATCGGGATCTTCCTCTGCTCGAATGACATCTTCGATGTCGACTTGTTGGAGTTCAGAAAAATGCTTTCGCGAAGCTGCCCCGCGGGCTTTAACAATATCTGCCCTGGTGACATCGGCCACGAAAAAAACGATAAGGAAAAGTCCCAAACAGTTCATACTTACTTGTCGGCTAGTTCAATGCAAAAATTGAGTGTAGTTGGAAATTACACAAAACAGAGCACAAACAATCACTTAGAAATGCGGCCTGGGGCTCTCACCCTCTCCGCCACTTCAACTTGCCTTAGGGGGCCTCTTCCTTGGCATCATTATGTTGTGGGTAAAATTCTTTACTGATATCAATATACAAATTAAGGTATTTGAATGTCTCAATTTAATAAACAAACACAAATAATGATTGAACTTGGTTTTCGCGAAGAGGCATTGCCTCAACTTAAAGCATTTCTTGATTTACTATGGGCGGCTAATGACGAACTTAATCTGGTTAGTCGTAAGATGACATTTGAAGATCTAATAGACAATCACGTTATAGATTGTCTATTGCCGCTTAAAAAATTTCCTCAAAACATAAAAACAGTTGCTGATTTTGGAACCGGTGGTGGTCTGCCTGGTATAATCTATGCCATTCAGTTTCCACAAATTGGTTTTCATCTTTTTGAAAAAAGTAAAAAGAAACAAGATTTTTTGAATCGCTGTAGCGCGATCGCTCCCAATATTGAAGTTAAAGGAGAAA
Proteins encoded:
- a CDS encoding DUF2269 domain-containing protein, whose amino-acid sequence is MTPRLRKFALTAHVTFSVGWLGAVVAYLALAIFGMNSQDVQLVRAVYLAMELIGWFVIVPLSIASLLTGIIQSLGTPWGLFRHYWVLAKLLLTIGGTIILVVHMKTVSHVANIAGETTFSLAGLDQQRIQLVIHPLGGLLVLLVATVLAVYKPWGKISWGRLIERIKALKSVRPQSYILLGFIVLFLLFIAWHLIGGRSPGS
- a CDS encoding alpha/beta hydrolase encodes the protein MEIVKAQLKDGLHLTFKRHGSGTKIYLLLHGIPGSAHSWDRVATKLSGESSTVLVPDLLGFGLSARPSDISGLWLEAQAQALSEGLEQLGVDRFHLVGHDYGGPISVTLYKMIPGKVKSLTLLATNTFTDTPIPPPLVLIKAPIIGKLWGKAIFSKLSLRMMLKQGVGNKATSLDSDSALGDELQTRAIATIFDSALRELKYRYKAVEDSLPNIKIPTTVIWGTKDPFFSVNQGKRTASAIPGAKFIALDGAGHFLPEERPDEITFELKKLMLG
- a CDS encoding helix-turn-helix domain-containing protein, coding for MKNHKQMCGLAVAIDYLGDRWTLLIVRELLITPRSFSELQGCLPGCSPNLLVSRLKEMTRNGLVDQRSEDSKKRGLYQLTELGHTLREPVESLVRWGGNLIPIQKSLRDKRPHWLEVAIPALLRPKLKIGSRYKIQFLVDEYEFAIFANDLELDIIRGKAENPEISLKMPYEKLLGLVSGYIPAKALASDEVSSKKYPTKMTAVQRLQEVLA
- a CDS encoding nucleotidyltransferase domain-containing protein, yielding MNQLEKLFSSKVRAEICGLLFDEPKELHMREIERKTGLAIGTIQQDLKVLSSLDLVASRRDGNRLYYSANREHPLYPDIHNLVVKTVGMIGTLKKALSYKSITCAFIFGSVARQEEKAKSDIDLFVVGDLGLRKLSEILSKTKTVLDREINPHVMTEEEFAQKRKAKDHFVTQILKGEKIFIKGSDDELKTMG
- a CDS encoding helix-turn-helix domain-containing protein, translating into MKKTKLDQELIKGMMEVMAHQEGKITLRTTKMEMPEPPPELSGAAISKIRLKKLHMSQGAFAKLLGVSVRVIQSWEQDEKKPSSAARRLLQVAEKNPDALLSAATPHRKKAV
- the rsmG gene encoding 16S rRNA (guanine(527)-N(7))-methyltransferase RsmG, which produces MSQFNKQTQIMIELGFREEALPQLKAFLDLLWAANDELNLVSRKMTFEDLIDNHVIDCLLPLKKFPQNIKTVADFGTGGGLPGIIYAIQFPQIGFHLFEKSKKKQDFLNRCSAIAPNIEVKGEIPPELGKVDLVVARAFKPLDVLLDVSRSHFNRGGKYFLLKARKEKINEELAQAQKKFKDLKATIEPLKSPVLDVERHLLLI